Sequence from the [Bacteroides] pectinophilus genome:
AAAAATACAGTCTTTTCCTGCGGCAGATTAACGGATGCAAAGTTAAGCACCGCCTGATGGAATTTGCCGTAATATATTCCTGATGCAAAGCCTATTGCATCATATTCCGAAAGATTTTTCTCTTTTATCTTTGTGGCATCGATAAGTTCCGTTCCGTAAGCATCTGCTATTGCATCAACAAGCTTTTTTGTATTCCCATGATGTACGGATGCATAAACAATTGCTATTTTCATATAGATAACCTCTTATACTAGCATATCTCTCCGGCGAGTGCCGCTCTTGCTGCGCTTGCAGGTGAACCAAGATATATGCCTACCTTAGAAGAACCCATTCTTCCGAGGAAGTTACGGTTGTTTGTGGCAAGAATCTTCTCGCCGTCAGCCATGATTCCGCATGCACGTCCACAGCAGAGACCGCAGCCCGGCTGTGTTATAATTGCTCCGGCAAGTGCAAGATCCTTGAGATACCCTGCCTTGGATGCCTCTTCATATATGCTTCTGCTTGCAGGAGTTACGATAAGTCTCATATAATCTGCAATCTTCTTACCACGAAGAATGTCCGCTGCAACCTTGATATCCTCAAGTCTTCCGTTAGTACATGAGCCTATGAATACCTGATCAATCTTAGTTCCCTTAAGCTCGCTTACAGGATGGATGTTGTCTACCTGTGAAGGACACGCCAGTACGGGAACGAGTGTTGATGCATCATACTCCATTACACGGCAGTACTCAGCGTCAGCATCAGCCTTGAGCCATGCAACATCATCGTAATTGACACCTGAGAATTCAGCCGTCTTTTCATCAGGTGCAAACAGCGCTGCCTTTGCTCCTGCCTCAATCGCCATATTGGCTATTGTCATCCTTGATGCAACCGTCATATTGTCTACAGTGCTTCCCGAGAATTCAAGAGCCTTGTATGTAGCACCGTCACTTCTCAGGTCACCAAGAAGTCTGAGGATAATATCCTTGGCATATACACCCTCAGGAAGTTCTCCGTTAATCACAACCTTAATAGTCTCAGGAACCTTAATCCACATCTCGCCTGTTCCGAGGACAGCCGCCATCTCAGTGTAACCGATTCCCGATGAAAAACATCCTACGCTTCCGTAAGTTGTTGTATGTGAATCAGTGCCGAATACTATATTACCCGGCTTTGCATAACCCATCTCCGGCATAAGCTGATGGCAGATACCATCTGCCCTGTGAAAATTCTTAAGTCCCTGCTCCTTAACAAATGCATCACCAATCTTAAAATGTCTTACATCCTCGACAGCACTTGTCGGTACAAGATGATCATAGATAAGCACAACCTTATCGGCATCCCACACCTTTTTAAATCCCATCTCATGGAACTTGTCCACAACAAACGGAATAAATATATCGTGAATCATTACCCTGTCAACATTAACGGTAACAATCGCTCCCGGCTTCACATCTGCCTTGCCGGTATTCTTCATAACTATCTTCTCAATTAATGTATGTCCCATACTAATCTCCATTCCGCAAACACAAATCTTGCGTGTGAAAAATCAGATATCAATCTGTATTTTTCACACTAATCCATTCCGCTTCTGCATAGCCTTAACAAGTCCGCCCGCATTAAGAATCTCCATGAGATTATCAGGAAGAGGTTCTATCGGATAATCCTTGCCGTTAAATGTAATCTTATCATTCATGATAACTGTCAGCTCATCGCCCTCCCTGACAGCATCAGGAATATCCTTATTCTCGATAAGCAGAAGTCCGTTATTTATTGAATTACGGAAGAATATTCTCGCAAATGATTTTGCAATTACGCATCTTATATTAAGATGCTTGATTATCTCCGGTGCCTGTTCTCTTGATGAACCGCAGCCGAAGTTCTTGCCTGCAACGATTATGTCACCGTCACCTATCTGTCCTGCAAGCTCAGGTCTCAAAGGTGAAAATGCATATTTTTTCATATCATCAACTGTCTTAAGCGCAAGGTACTCTGTAGGGATTATGATATCCGTATCGATATCGTCACCGAGCACCCACACTTTACCTGTAAATTTATCCATAACTGTCTCCTTTTCCTACAGCTCGTCAGGGCCGCATATCTTACCTGCTATTGCTGAAGCCGTAACAGTAGCCGCTGAACCGAGATATACCTTAGATGTCTTATGTCCCGCACGTCCCTTGAAGTTACGTGTACCTGTTGATATAAGAACTTCATTCTCACCGATTACGCCCTGGCAGCTTCCCCAGCATACACTGCAGTTGGCATTCATGACCATTGCGCCTGACTCCATGAATATATCAATAAGCCCCTCATCGAGTGCCTGAATATAAACATTATTGGATGCAGGAGCTATAAGGAATCTTACGTCAGGATTAACCTTTCTTCCCTTAAGAATCTCAGCGGCAACACGGAGGTCATCTATTCTTCCGTTATTACATGAGCCAAGAAATGCCTCGTCAATCTTAACATCACCGACCTGTGAAAGCGGAATAACATCATCAACAAAATCAGGTCTCGCAACTACAGGCTCAATCTTATCAAGGTCATACTCATATACCTTAAGGAACTTTGCATCCTCGTCACTGACATACATGTTGTCCGCCCTGCGTCCGTGCTCCTTAATAAATTCCTTAACCTTTTCATCTGGCTCTACAATACCTGTCTTGGCACCTGCCTCAACAGCAAGGTTGCACAGTACAAATCTGTCATTAACACTCAGGTTATGTGCTCCCTCTCCTGCGAACTCCATGACCTTGTAATTGGCTCCGTTAGCCCCTATATCACCGATTATAGTAAGAATAAGGTCTCTTGGATATACACCTTCCCTTAACTTACCCTTAAGGTTAAAGCGGAGTGTCTCAGGCACCATGACCCATGACTTGCCTGTAACCATTGCATACAGGAAATCGGTACATCCGACACCCGTACCAAATGCTCCGAGTGCTCCGTATGAACATGTATGTGAGTCTGCACCGAATATAAGCTGTCCCGGCTCAACAAAATTTTCAAACATAATCTGGTGGCATACGCCATTGCCCTCAAAGAACTTAATTCCGTTCTCTCTGGCAAACTCGCGCATCTTCTTATGAACTGCTGCCGTCTTAGGATTCTCTGCCGGAATATTATGATCCACGATAAATACAATCTTATCCTTGTCGGCAATTCTTGGATTCTTCAGCTTATTGTTGTACATATCTATTGTAAGATGTGTTGTTCCGTCATTACTCATAAGGTAATCAAGCTCAACAGTATGTATCTGTCCCGGCTTAACCTCTTCAACACCGGCTGCTCTTGCGATAATCTTTTCAGCTATAGTCATTCCCATTGTGCAATCCCCCTAGTTCTCTTCCTTGTTAAGTGAGGCAATAAGTCCGCCCGCATTAAGAATATTCTGCATATATTCAGGCAGCTTTGTACATGTAAATTCCTTACCGCATGCCTTAACAGTTCCTGCTGTAAGGTCAATATCCGCCTCGTCACCTGCGGCAACATTATCATGAAGGTCTTCGCATACAAGCACAGGAAGTCCTATATTGATTGAATTTCTATAGAATATTCTAGCAAATGACTTTGCATAAACTGCCTTTATTCCAAGTGCCTTAAGAACACTTGGCGCCTGCTCTCTTGATGAACCGCAGCCAAAGTTGTCTCCGGCAACAATTATATCCCCATCCTTAACACCGGAAGCAAAATCTGCATCAAGTGACTCAAATGCATGTGACTTCATCTCATCAATATTCGGCAGAAGCAGATACTGCGATGCAATAATCTGGTCTGTATCAACGTCATTGTCAAATTTAAAAATACGACTCATAAATCCTCACCTTTTTCCCTTCATATGCCATTAATTCTTAATACGCCATGATATCATATATCATAAATGCGCTATATGCATGTTACCGGCACTCAGTAAATTATACACGTATACAGCGTACTTCTCAAGATATAATTACTCTTATTGATTTTCTCATTTTTTTATCATATCATATGTAATAAGATATGTCTAAAATCGACTGCGAACAGAGGTCAGGATGAGTTCATTAAAGTTTGAATACAGAGACAACGGAATAATTCTTAAGACATTAACCCCCGCCAGTGCGGAGCGTGTGCTGATGTTTTATAAAAAGAACAGTAATTCATTTGATGCATATGAAACCGCCAAGCCGGAGGGCTTCTACACCTTAGGCTTTCAGAAGAGGCTTATTGCCGCTGAGAATGAGAGCTTTCTTAAAGGAACTCAGATGAGATACTTCCTGTTTGACGAACGTTTTCCACAGGACATCATCGGAAGCGTATCATTTTTCAACATAAGACGCGGGGATTTTGAACAATGCTGCATAGGTTATAAGATTGACGAAGAATACCGCCATATGGGCTATGGCCGCCGTATGCTTGAGCTTGCACTAAAGATAATAACCGTTGATTACGGAATCCACCGCGTTGAAGCGTATATACTGCCCGCCAACACCCCCTCAGTCCGGCTTGCCGGGCAGTGCGGCTTTGAGCCTGAGGGAATTGCGAAGGGGTATGTGCGTATGCATGGAGAATGGACCGACCATATGAGGTATGTTTATATCTCCCGGTACCAATAGCCAAAATACGGATTGCGGCAGTCACTTCTATGACTTCTTCTGAAGTTGTTAAATCCAAACATCCCCGCCATAAACCGCTCTTTATTGCTGTATACACCGGGAACACCGATAAGCATTGCATTCTCATCAGACTGTACCCTTCCGGCAAGGATATGTCTGAATGTATAGAAGCCATGCATAAGAAAGCTGTTCTGTTCAACATCTATTCCGTCACCTGTCTTAGCTCCCGTACATTCATATTGAAGCAGTGTCCTTAGCTTATCCGGAGTAATCTCAATACAGTCATAATATGTATCATCATCAAATGCATCCACATAATCACAATCTTCCTGCATGCGGCTGAATACCTGCATACGGGTAAGTGGCATTTCATCTGCTTTTTCTTCTTCCGGGATAATTATATCCCCGTTCTCAGGCTTTGTTTCTATTTCCTCAATCTGAAGAAACTCTGGCTTACTGCCCTCTTCAGCAGCTGTCTCCTTTTCTCCCGCTTCCGTATGTTCTTCTACAGCTTCCTGTTGCGCATGTTCTTTCTGCGGTACTGTATTTTTCTTTGCCCCGAACCTTATCATGTCATACGGATAGGCGGTATCGGTATCATCCCATGAAGCAACCGCCGCCAATTCACCTGCATCTGTCACAACCGCTACTGCCACAGCCTCATTCCAGTCAAATCCGCTTCCACCCATATTAGTATCAATAAATTCACATTTTGCCCTGCCAAATCCGTTATTAACAGCAATATCATCCAGCTTAATTCCGGACATATAATCTCCGTCCGGCACAAGCGCACATATACTGCATCTGCATTCGCCAACAGAATACATTCCCCTGATGCTGAACTCAAGACTGACACGGCTGCTCATCATCCACCCTGTCTCGTGCTCCACCTTGACAAATCCACAAGAGTGGCTCATATCAGCACTGCCATCACTATATTCATGTAAATAAAACAAATTACCCATAACAATCCACCAGCCAACAGATAAACTTGATATTACAGTATATGCAGGCTGGTAAAATGTTATGTGTGAAATGACTAACAGCAGCACATTAAAAAGCCACCCGGAAGCACTATATATGAATTCACATATAATGCAATCCGGGCGGCTTTTAATTATTTAATTACACTTAATGCATCTCAATCAGTCTGTCAGCAAGCTCGCCAAACTGCGCAAGTGTAAGCGCTTCGCCTCTGATTCCCGCAGGAAGTCCCATAGCCTCAAGAGCCGTTGTTACGTCCTCTCTTGTGCATGCGTGTCCGCTTCCGTTAAGCTCACTGCTGTTGGCAAGTGAATTGGCAAGCGTCTTGCGGCGCTGATTGAATGCGGCACGGATAACCCTGAACATAAACTGCTCATCCTTAACCTTAACAGGCGCATCCTCATGACGCACAAGCTTTATCACGGCAGAATCGACATTAGGACGCGGCATAAAGCAGCTTGCAGGAACCTTAAGGACAATCTGGGCATCCGCATAGAACTGGACTGCAAGTGACAATGCACCGTAATCCTTAGTTCCCGGGCCCACCTGCATGCGCTGTGCAACCTCTTTCTGAACCATTATAGTAATGCTCTCAAGCGGAACATGACTCTCAAAAAGGCCCATGATGATAGGAGTTGTAATGTAGTAAGGAAGATTGGCAACAACCTTTATCGGACGTCCGTCATTCTTTTCCTCAGCAAGCTTTCTTACATCAACTTTAAGAATATCCTCATTAATAACACTTACGTTATCATATGGTGCAAGTGTCTCGGCAAGTATCGGAATAAGATTCTTATCAATCTCAACCGCCGCAACCTCTCTTGCATTCTCGCAGAGAATCTGTGTCATTGTTCCGATTCCCGGCCCTATCTCAAGCACAAAATCATCCTTTGTAATGCCCGCCTCGCGCACAATCTTCTCAACCACATTACCGTCAATCAGGAAATTCTGTCCGAATCTCTTCTGGAAACCGAACCCGTATTTCTTAATAATCTCAAGTGTATTGGTCGGATTGTATAAATGTTTGATGTTCTCCATATACTCACCTTTCGATATTCAAAAGTCTTTTTGCATTGGCAGTTGTTGTCTCAATAACCTCTTCGCGTGTAACATTTTTCAGGGCGGCAATCTCATCCGCAACAAGCGGGAGATTCAACGATGAATTACGCTTGCCGCGGTTAGGCACAGGTGCGAGATAAGGGCTGTCCGTCTCAAGCACTATCCTGTCAAGGGGTACATATTCAACAGTCTCCTTAAGCTTTCTTCCGTTCTTAAATGTTACGACACCGCCTACACCTATATAGAAGCCATTATCAAGATAGAACTTTGCACACTCCTTAGAATATGAATAGCAGTGTATAATGCCTCCGACATCAGATGCATGCGTCTGTCTTAAAATATCCTCCGTATCTTTGGCTGCTTCCCTTGAATGAATCATTATCGGCAGCTTAACCTGACGTGCAAGCTCAATCTGTCTCTCGAACCAGTATTTCTGCGCATCTTTGCCTGTCTTTGGATATGTTGCATCAGCAGGATAATAATAATCAAGACCTATCTCACCTATGGCAACAATCTTACTGCTCTGTGCTGCCTGCTGCTCAATGTAATCCATATCTGCCTCGGTAAGTCCGTCTGCATCATCCGGATGAACGCCAAGCGCACCATACACAAAGGCATATCTTTCCGTCAACTCAAGAGTTGCATGGCAGCCTCTCATAGAAGCTGCCACATTTACAACATTGCCAATTCCGTTATCAGCAAGTGAGGCAAGCAGCTCTTCCCTGTCTGCGTCAAATGCTTCATCATCATAATGGGCGTGTGTATCAAAAATCATATTAATCCTCTATCTAATCTCCGAACCATTGATTATATCGCGGTCAACAGTCATAACTGAGAGATTGCCCTTGTCATCACCCGCACAAAGAATCATTCCCTGTGACTCAACACCACAAAGCTTGCATGGCTTTAAGTTAGTGATAACAGCAACCTTCCTGCCTACCAGCTCTTCCGGCTTGTAGTAAGCTGCAATGCCTGACACAATCTGGCGCATCTGTCCGCCAACCATTACCTGTGACACAAGAAGCTTCTTAGACTTCTTAACAGGCTCACATGCCATAATCTCGCCGACCTGAATCTGAATCTTGTCAAAATCCTCTATTGAAATCTCTTCCTTTGGCTCAACTACAGGATACTCAGGCTCTGCATTCTTAGCCGCCTGTGCCTTGCGTATCTCCTCAGCCTTTGCAAGCACCTCTTCAAGGTCAAGTCTTGCAAAAAGAATCTCCGGCTTGTCTGTAACTTTGATTCCATTCTTGCGGAGTCCGAACTTATCAAGATCATCATACTCTCTTATATCAGCATTAAGCTGTGCAAGAATCCTGCCTGCTGTCTGCGGCATATACGAAGTAAGAAGGTTGGCACCGATTGTAATACTCTCAACAAGGTTATAGAGAACATGTGCAAGCTCATCCTGCTTTGACTCATCCTTGGCAAGCGCCCATGGCATTGTCTCATCAATATATTTGTTACATCTCTTAAACAGTGTAAATATCTCTGTAATTGCATCAGCTACACGGAGCTTATCCATATCCTTATCAATAAGCGCCTTAGTGCCTGTTACAACTCTCTTAAGATCCTCGTCAAAATCAGTTGTTGCTGATGTATCGTTAACATCTCCGCCAAAATACTTATTGCTCATGGCAATTGTACGGTTTACAAGGTTACCGAGCGTATTGGCAAGGTCTGAATTCATTCTCTCAACCATAAGCTCCCATGTGATTACACCGTCATTTTCAAATGGCATCTCATGAAGGACAAAATAACGTACGGCATCCACACCGAACATATCTACAAGGTCATCGGCATATATAACATTGCCCTTTGACTTACTCATCTTGCCATCACCCTGAAGAAGCCATGGATGACCGAATATCTGCTTAGGCAGCGGAAGTCCGAGTGCCATAAGCATAATCGGCCAGTAGATTGTATGGAATCTTAAGATATCCTTACCGATAAGGTGAAGGTCGGCAGGCCAGTATTTGTTAAAGTTCTCGTCTGAGTTGCCGTCTACGTCATAGCCAAGACCTGTGATGTAGTTGGTAAGGGCATCAAGCCATACATATACAACATGCTTATCATCAAAATCAACTGGGATACCCCACTTAAAAGATGTTCTTGATACACAGAGATCCTGAAGTCCTGCCTTGATAAAGTTATTCATCATCTCATTCTTACGTGACTCAGGCTGGATGAATTCAGGGTGGGACTCAATATGCTCAATAAGCTTATTGGTATATTTGCCAAGCTTAAGGAAGTAAGCCTCCTCCCTGGCAGGCTGGCATGGTCTGCCGCAGTCAGGGCATTTGCCGTCAACAAGCTGTGAAGCTGTGAAGAATGATTCACAAGGTGTACAGTACATACCCTCATAGAAGCCCTTGTAAATGTCTCCCTGATCATACAGCTTCTTGAAAATCTTCTGAACCTGCTTCTCATGATACTTATCTGTTGTTCTGATAAACTTGTTATATGATGTATCCATAAGGTCCCAGATTCTCTTAATCTCACCTGATACATTGTCTACAAATTCCTGTGGGCTGATTCCTGCTTCTTCTGCCTTCAGCTCAATCTTCTGTCCGTGCTCATCTGTTCCTGTCTGGAAGAACACATCATAGCCCTGCTGTCTCTTATATCTTGCGATACTGTCTGCAAGCACTATCTCATATGTGTTGCCGATGTGCGGCTTGCCTGATGTATAGGCAATCGCTGTAGTGATGTAATATTTCTTCTTGTCTTCCATTGTCTGCTTCCTCTCTTCTGCTCTTTTAGATGCTGAAATTTTAAATACTAAAAAGCGCCCTCCGTCATCCTCAGGCAACTCTTGTTACTGATTATTGACAGGAAGGCGCATAATCAACGCTGTACCACTTCCATTCGCCGCACAGGAACACTCTGAATTGCTTTGTAAATGCTTACAGCCGATTATCTCATTCCCGTTAAAGCCTCATGTCCGATATAACAGTCGGTCCTGTCGCAGCCTTGCAGCTTATCTGTTCGGTGCGCCACTCCGGAGCCATCTTCGTCACCATCCGAATCATCCGCTTGCAGCAGACGCGGAATTCTCTGTAGATTCTTCACTGTGATTACTCTTTCCTTCATAGTGTTTGGTTATTAAATTATTAATATAATTCCGGGGCAGATGCACCCAGCTATGATAGATATTACTATATTAATATTACAAATGTCAAGTAGCAGCATCCCCTAAGCCTGCGTCTTGTCCTGCATCCGAATCAGTACCCGAGTCCGGGCCTGTATCTTCCTCAATCTTTGGAAGCTCTCCCTGCGCCTGTGTATTATCTGCCACACCCTCCGGGTCATACTCTCCACCCTCTTTATCCCAAAGCGAATCGTATTCCTTGCGCTTTTCCTTAAGTGCCGCCATGATCATCTGTGCCTGCTTTGCCTTGCCATACATCTTATCATCATATTCCATGACCTTTTTCTCATCAGAATATGGCACCTTATCGCCCGCGCACATTCTTGCAACCGTTGTCATTATCTTGGCTATTGTTGCCCCAAGTCCCGTCTCCGGATCTGCGAGTGCCTTGGCATTCTCTGCATCAGAAGCCGCACACCACTGCTCTCTAAGTCCATTAAGTGCATTCTCATATTTGTCAAAATCCTCTGATGCCTTGTCATATGAAAGCTGGAGCTGCGCCGCCTTCTGCGTCCATTCGTCATTTCCTGTGCGTTCTGCTTTATCCCTGGCATTCTTAAGCTGCTTATAGATATCCTTCTTTTTATCCTGTAACTGGTTTCTGTATGCCTGATATTTCGGTATTGCCTCTCCTAACTTCATAGTTTCTCCTTTCTGCTGACGTTCATCAAATCATCTTATCAAGTTCCCTGTCTACATTTGCATTTCTCTTAAATTCAGGTTTGTCAATAATGTTACCGCCTGCCATTACACAATCTACATTTCTCAAAGCACACAGATTATCAAGCGGATTATCCTGTGTCACAATAAGCTCCGCCTTCATTCCCGGTGCTACAGTTCCCGTAATATCACCAATTCCGGCAAGTCCTGCATTGACCTGTGTTGCAGTATGCAGTGCAAATGCATTCGACACGCCTGCATATCTGCTGAAGTAATACAGTTCTCTCCAGAAATTATACTGCGTAATATACGGACAGCCGACATCATTACCCAGTGCAACAGGTATTCCGTTGGCAATCGCCGCTTTGGAACATTCCACGATTCCCTCAAATACAATATTGCCATTGAACTGTTCTACCTCTGATGCATGCGATATGCTCCTGTCAAACAGTGCATACGGAAGAGCCGGTGATATTGTTGTTGTAAGAAATGCATTTTTCTCTTTGAAAAGGCTTATTATCTCCTCATCCGGCTTGGCACCATGCTCTATTGAATCTACCCCGTTAGCAAGCGCAGCTCTGACACCTTCCGTTGACTCAACATGTGCCGCAACCTTATATCCAAGCTTATGTGCTCTCCCGCACACAGCATTTATCATATCCGGCTGCATCTTAAGCTCTCCCGGAACGCCCTTTGCCTTGGCATCAAGGACACCGCCCGTAATCATCAGCTTTATAATATCAACCTTCTGCTTCGCTGCCCTGTCAACCTGTGCAAGTGCTTCATCAACCGTTGTAGCCGCTATCGCCACCGACCCCGCCATATGACCTCCCGGCACGGATATTCCTTCATTAGCTGCAATAATTCTCGGCCCGATACATCTGCCGTTTTCTATATCTGTCCTGCATCTGGTATCAAAATCCGCCAGCCCGCCTACAGTTCTTATCGTTGTAACACCGGACAGAAGTTCAAGCTTTGCAAAGCCCTTGACCATATTGTAGGCAATCCTTCTTGTAAGCGCCGTGCTCATTATCTTTCCTACAAGTGCCGCGTTGTCACGC
This genomic interval carries:
- a CDS encoding 3-isopropylmalate dehydratase encodes the protein MDKFTGKVWVLGDDIDTDIIIPTEYLALKTVDDMKKYAFSPLRPELAGQIGDGDIIVAGKNFGCGSSREQAPEIIKHLNIRCVIAKSFARIFFRNSINNGLLLIENKDIPDAVREGDELTVIMNDKITFNGKDYPIEPLPDNLMEILNAGGLVKAMQKRNGLV
- the rsmA gene encoding 16S rRNA (adenine(1518)-N(6)/adenine(1519)-N(6))-dimethyltransferase RsmA encodes the protein MENIKHLYNPTNTLEIIKKYGFGFQKRFGQNFLIDGNVVEKIVREAGITKDDFVLEIGPGIGTMTQILCENAREVAAVEIDKNLIPILAETLAPYDNVSVINEDILKVDVRKLAEEKNDGRPIKVVANLPYYITTPIIMGLFESHVPLESITIMVQKEVAQRMQVGPGTKDYGALSLAVQFYADAQIVLKVPASCFMPRPNVDSAVIKLVRHEDAPVKVKDEQFMFRVIRAAFNQRRKTLANSLANSSELNGSGHACTREDVTTALEAMGLPAGIRGEALTLAQFGELADRLIEMH
- a CDS encoding DUF6128 domain-containing protein — translated: MGNLFYLHEYSDGSADMSHSCGFVKVEHETGWMMSSRVSLEFSIRGMYSVGECRCSICALVPDGDYMSGIKLDDIAVNNGFGRAKCEFIDTNMGGSGFDWNEAVAVAVVTDAGELAAVASWDDTDTAYPYDMIRFGAKKNTVPQKEHAQQEAVEEHTEAGEKETAAEEGSKPEFLQIEEIETKPENGDIIIPEEEKADEMPLTRMQVFSRMQEDCDYVDAFDDDTYYDCIEITPDKLRTLLQYECTGAKTGDGIDVEQNSFLMHGFYTFRHILAGRVQSDENAMLIGVPGVYSNKERFMAGMFGFNNFRRSHRSDCRNPYFGYWYREI
- a CDS encoding amidohydrolase family protein, which gives rise to MKINKINRLALINGYILDGSENMEPAADKVILIDGDTIKAITDRDEWESSDTKQSYEVYDLNGRYVMPGLINMHVHLAGNGKPQKKQRDNAALVGKIMSTALTRRIAYNMVKGFAKLELLSGVTTIRTVGGLADFDTRCRTDIENGRCIGPRIIAANEGISVPGGHMAGSVAIAATTVDEALAQVDRAAKQKVDIIKLMITGGVLDAKAKGVPGELKMQPDMINAVCGRAHKLGYKVAAHVESTEGVRAALANGVDSIEHGAKPDEEIISLFKEKNAFLTTTISPALPYALFDRSISHASEVEQFNGNIVFEGIVECSKAAIANGIPVALGNDVGCPYITQYNFWRELYYFSRYAGVSNAFALHTATQVNAGLAGIGDITGTVAPGMKAELIVTQDNPLDNLCALRNVDCVMAGGNIIDKPEFKRNANVDRELDKMI
- a CDS encoding flavodoxin family protein; protein product: MKIAIVYASVHHGNTKKLVDAIADAYGTELIDATKIKEKNLSEYDAIGFASGIYYGKFHQAVLNFASVNLPQEKTVFLICTHGGSAAFGSIEAILKNKRCSITDRFSCKGYDTFGPFRLIGGIAKGHPDDKDIKSVLDFYDGIIKKMQV
- the leuD gene encoding 3-isopropylmalate dehydratase small subunit (catalyzes the isomerization between 2-isopropylmalate and 3-isopropylmalate in leucine biosynthesis), whose translation is MSRIFKFDNDVDTDQIIASQYLLLPNIDEMKSHAFESLDADFASGVKDGDIIVAGDNFGCGSSREQAPSVLKALGIKAVYAKSFARIFYRNSINIGLPVLVCEDLHDNVAAGDEADIDLTAGTVKACGKEFTCTKLPEYMQNILNAGGLIASLNKEEN
- a CDS encoding 3-isopropylmalate dehydratase large subunit codes for the protein MGHTLIEKIVMKNTGKADVKPGAIVTVNVDRVMIHDIFIPFVVDKFHEMGFKKVWDADKVVLIYDHLVPTSAVEDVRHFKIGDAFVKEQGLKNFHRADGICHQLMPEMGYAKPGNIVFGTDSHTTTYGSVGCFSSGIGYTEMAAVLGTGEMWIKVPETIKVVINGELPEGVYAKDIILRLLGDLRSDGATYKALEFSGSTVDNMTVASRMTIANMAIEAGAKAALFAPDEKTAEFSGVNYDDVAWLKADADAEYCRVMEYDASTLVPVLACPSQVDNIHPVSELKGTKIDQVFIGSCTNGRLEDIKVAADILRGKKIADYMRLIVTPASRSIYEEASKAGYLKDLALAGAIITQPGCGLCCGRACGIMADGEKILATNNRNFLGRMGSSKVGIYLGSPASAARAALAGEIC
- a CDS encoding 3-isopropylmalate dehydratase large subunit — encoded protein: MGMTIAEKIIARAAGVEEVKPGQIHTVELDYLMSNDGTTHLTIDMYNNKLKNPRIADKDKIVFIVDHNIPAENPKTAAVHKKMREFARENGIKFFEGNGVCHQIMFENFVEPGQLIFGADSHTCSYGALGAFGTGVGCTDFLYAMVTGKSWVMVPETLRFNLKGKLREGVYPRDLILTIIGDIGANGANYKVMEFAGEGAHNLSVNDRFVLCNLAVEAGAKTGIVEPDEKVKEFIKEHGRRADNMYVSDEDAKFLKVYEYDLDKIEPVVARPDFVDDVIPLSQVGDVKIDEAFLGSCNNGRIDDLRVAAEILKGRKVNPDVRFLIAPASNNVYIQALDEGLIDIFMESGAMVMNANCSVCWGSCQGVIGENEVLISTGTRNFKGRAGHKTSKVYLGSAATVTASAIAGKICGPDEL
- a CDS encoding GNAT family N-acetyltransferase; amino-acid sequence: MSSLKFEYRDNGIILKTLTPASAERVLMFYKKNSNSFDAYETAKPEGFYTLGFQKRLIAAENESFLKGTQMRYFLFDERFPQDIIGSVSFFNIRRGDFEQCCIGYKIDEEYRHMGYGRRMLELALKIITVDYGIHRVEAYILPANTPSVRLAGQCGFEPEGIAKGYVRMHGEWTDHMRYVYISRYQ
- a CDS encoding TatD family hydrolase, with amino-acid sequence MIFDTHAHYDDEAFDADREELLASLADNGIGNVVNVAASMRGCHATLELTERYAFVYGALGVHPDDADGLTEADMDYIEQQAAQSSKIVAIGEIGLDYYYPADATYPKTGKDAQKYWFERQIELARQVKLPIMIHSREAAKDTEDILRQTHASDVGGIIHCYSYSKECAKFYLDNGFYIGVGGVVTFKNGRKLKETVEYVPLDRIVLETDSPYLAPVPNRGKRNSSLNLPLVADEIAALKNVTREEVIETTTANAKRLLNIER
- the metG gene encoding methionine--tRNA ligase, encoding MEDKKKYYITTAIAYTSGKPHIGNTYEIVLADSIARYKRQQGYDVFFQTGTDEHGQKIELKAEEAGISPQEFVDNVSGEIKRIWDLMDTSYNKFIRTTDKYHEKQVQKIFKKLYDQGDIYKGFYEGMYCTPCESFFTASQLVDGKCPDCGRPCQPAREEAYFLKLGKYTNKLIEHIESHPEFIQPESRKNEMMNNFIKAGLQDLCVSRTSFKWGIPVDFDDKHVVYVWLDALTNYITGLGYDVDGNSDENFNKYWPADLHLIGKDILRFHTIYWPIMLMALGLPLPKQIFGHPWLLQGDGKMSKSKGNVIYADDLVDMFGVDAVRYFVLHEMPFENDGVITWELMVERMNSDLANTLGNLVNRTIAMSNKYFGGDVNDTSATTDFDEDLKRVVTGTKALIDKDMDKLRVADAITEIFTLFKRCNKYIDETMPWALAKDESKQDELAHVLYNLVESITIGANLLTSYMPQTAGRILAQLNADIREYDDLDKFGLRKNGIKVTDKPEILFARLDLEEVLAKAEEIRKAQAAKNAEPEYPVVEPKEEISIEDFDKIQIQVGEIMACEPVKKSKKLLVSQVMVGGQMRQIVSGIAAYYKPEELVGRKVAVITNLKPCKLCGVESQGMILCAGDDKGNLSVMTVDRDIINGSEIR